The following coding sequences lie in one Epinephelus moara isolate mb chromosome 17, YSFRI_EMoa_1.0, whole genome shotgun sequence genomic window:
- the LOC126404554 gene encoding caspase activity and apoptosis inhibitor 1: MLKKKSSSAEKKRKHSQSEERHDSNKRRSAEANLEDSKDELADAELDRIGSDIEEGGLDLNLPFKPITAYAADRREMLEQCLRVLGEKKLRRMLPDELKDFSLEEIKKMCWEQLEPISEKNLLQILAGEELTSGNGDKNTEETLESQQDNNVDSTSCLKDTAKTEDPKQEGGGSGEESDVLSINADTYDSDIEGPKEEQTVKAVDGAVKVADSSREGADPVVNPDPVNPKPPTGSQPAEGGKKDIQSDIDKSVSEILAFSSSSSKEEAKEQSAPPPCTDVSLPVQGAPVLGRAPAACRPSIQQLELLELEMRARAIKALMKASDGKKQSVTKNV, from the exons ATGCTCAAAAAGAAATCAAGTAGCGCTGAAAAGAAACGGAAACACTCGCAGTCGGAAGAAAGACACGACAGCAACAAGCGAAGAAGTGCGGAAGCTAACTTGGAG GACTCAAAGGATGAGCTCGCTGACGCAGAGCTGGACAGGATTGGCAGTGACATTGAGGAAGGGGGACTTGACCTCAACCTGCCGTTCAAGCCCATCACTGCTTATGCCGCTGACAGGCGGGAGATGCTGGAGCAGTGTCTGCGTGTGCTGGGGGAGAAGAAGCTACGGAGAATGCTGCCTGATGAACTCAAG GACTTTAGTTTAGAGGAAATCAAAAAAATGTGCTGGGAGCAACTGGAGCCGATCTCAGAGAAAAATCTTTTACAGATCCTAGCAG GAGAAGAACTGACATCTGGAAATGGcgacaaaaacacagaagagaCCTTGGAGAGCCA GCAAGACAATAATGTGGACTCTACATCTTGCCTCAAAGACACTGCAAAAACTGAGGACCCTAAGCAAG AGGGTGGCGGTTCAGGAGAGGAGAGCGACGTCCTGAGCATAAACGCAGACACTTACGATAGCGACATAGAAGGGCCCAAAGAGGAGCAGACTGTTAAAGCCGTGGATGGAGCGGTGAAAGTAGCGGACAGCAGCAGGGAAGGCGCTGACCCAGTGGTAAACCCTGACCCAGTGAATCCTAAACCTCCCACGGGCTCTCAACCAGCGGAAGGTGGAAAGAAGGACATCCAAAGCGACATAGACAAAAGCGTCAGTGAGATTTTAGCGTTTTCGTCCTCTTCAAGCAAAGAGGAAGCTAAGGAACAGAGTGCACCTCCGCCGTGCACGGATGTTAGTTTACCTGTTCAAGGCGCACCTGTTTTGGGGCGCGCGCCTGCAGCGTGTCGGCCGTCGATTCAGCAACTGGAGCTCCTGGAGCTGGAAATGAGGGCGAGGGCCATAAAGGCTCTGATGAAAGCAAGTGATGGGAAAAAGCAGAGCGTGACAAAAAATGTGtag